GTAGCAAATCGTGTGGGGATGAGGAGCAAAAGCCTGATCAAAAGAATTAAATTGCGAAAGGATTTTTGTTCCCGAATAGACATAAAGCGGGGTGCCAAATTGACGAGCCAAATCGGCCAGTTTTACCCCTTCGACCTGCAAGGATTTCCCCTTGTAATGATACGTGTCGTAAGCTCGTTCGGTCACGGTGTTCCTCCAGCGAGCCGTGCAGCGATCGCCGTTTCTAGAATCGTTTTCCATCGCGTCGTGCCGGGATCCGTGGCCTGGAGAGAGGCGAGAGCGCGCCGCGCGCTCACCGTGTTCCCTTCCTCCAACGCCATCAGAACCATCCAAAAATCCGGCGGAAAATATTCCGGTCCCTGGCGTGTGGCTTTTTCCAAAAGCTGCGTGGCCCCTTTTCGATCGCCCTTCCGCTCCGCGAGAACGGCCCGCTCAAAAGTGGGCGCGGGCCCCGTGTCCCCCATCTGTTCCGCTTGAGAAAACGCAATGGCCGCCTGCTCGTAGGCGTCTTGACGGGCCCACAATCGCCCCAAGATCATATACCTTTCCGCAGAGGGGTTCAGAGACACCACGGTTTCCCATCGGCGCCCCGCGTCGGCCAATAAACCTTGGGATTCTTCAATGTTCGCTAAAAGTTCTTGGGCAGAATAATCCCGCGGCTCCGCCTTCACGGCGACCTCCGCCAGCTTGCGGGCTTCCCCCAAATGGCCCAACTCCCAATGCAGTTTAGCCAGAGCGAACGTGACGTCGCGCCGCGAACGATCGCGCCGATGGGCCAACGTGTAATGACGCAGAGCTTGATCATCGATTTCCACCGCATCATAGAGTCGAGCCAGGTCCACCAAACGGTCCACGTTTTTGGGATCCGCGTCATAGGCCTCTTGAAAGGCGGTCAGCGCTTTTTCGTAATTGCCTTCGGCTTCGTAGGTCCGGCCCACTTTCGGACGCCAGCGTCGAACCTCCGCTCGCGTGGGGCCTCCCGCCAGAGCCGCTATCCATTGATCGCGCGCTTCTTCAAAACGTCCGGCCTTGAAAAGGACCTCCGCCCGCTGAGAGAATTCCTCCTTCGCGCGACGAGACAAGGGCGCGGCATCAACGCCCCACCCCATCCCAAGGAATATCCCCATCACAAGGCCCCCCCCTCGCCAGGTCCCGTTCATATTATTTCTTCACGGGAGAAACCCCAACTGTTTTTAGGGCGAGGTGTTTTTCCAAGAACTTTTCCGCTAAAAACCGCTTTAACTCTGGCCAGGCGATCTCCGCCGCCCGTTGACCGGCTTCCATACACTCTTTAGAGCGCCATAACTCCAAGGCAGAAATTTCCGACACATTCGGGGTGATCACAAAATCTGCCCGCTTGATCTGATCTTCGCTGATCACTTGCCCCTGAATGTAAAGGGCCTGAGTCATCATAGTGAGCACGTTGGTCACGCTGTGACGACTAAAATCCGCGGGAACGTAAAGACAGATCAAGAGTTCCGCGCCCAACCGACGCGCGACTTCCGTTGGGACATTGTCAACGACACCCCCGTCAATCAGGAGGCGATGACGAAACGGGACCGGTTCGAAAATTCCCGGCATGGTGGCGCTGGCTCGGGCCGCTAGCGCGACGCTCCCTTCCCGCAGAACGATCCCCTCCCCCGTCCGAATGTCCGTGGCCAGACACGCAAACTCTTTCTGCAAATCGGCGAACTGAATGTTTCCAATTCTGTCTTGAAGATACTTTTCCATTTTCTTTGTGGAGAGAAGACGTTCGGAAACCAACAACCGCACCACCCGCGCGGAAGAAAGATCCGTCAATTGGTCCCAACCCACTTCCGCGGCCATCCCTTCGATCTCCGAGGCGGGGACCCCTCCCGCGTAGAGGGCCCCCACAATGGCCCCCACGCTCGTCCCCACCACGAGATCCACAGGAACGCCTTCCCGTTCGAACACTTTCAAAACCCCGATGTGCGCCAACCCCCGGGCTCCGCCCCCGGAAAGGACCAATCCCACGCGAGGCCTTTCCCCCACGGGAAGCGATCGAAGTTTCAGCCAGAGGGAGTTCGTGACAACATCCGCCACCGTTGATGGCGGCACGGATTCCGTTCGCCCCGGCACCACCAGAAGACCGGAAAAAATCGCCATTAAAACGATTCGCCGGATCACGGCAATTGGGGGAGACCCACGGCCTTCTCCAGGTGGGCCCGGGCCACACGGTGGCCGTGCACCGATTCCCAATACAACTGCTCCACACCGAGCAACTCGGCTCGCAAGGGAGCCTGTTCCACAACGTTTCCTTGCCGTTTGAAAACCCCCTCAACGGCGTCCCGCACGCTCACCAAGTCGTTTCGGCGGTTTTCCATTTCCGTTTCCCAGAACGCCACGTCTCCATAACTTTCCCTTACCTCACGCCGGACCCGGTCAGCAACCGCCGCCCGGGCAATGCGATTTTGGTTGGCGATCAAACGGGTCTGGCGGATCCGAGCCCGACTGGAAAATCCATCGAAGATGGGTAAGTTTACATTTAAGGTCGCGTTCCAAAAAGCTCGGTCCAACGGAAAAACAGCGTTGTTCAGCTCGTAGGCCGCCCCAAAAACAACCACGGGGTTTCGTTGAGCCTCCGAAAGACTCACGGCCAATCGATCAATTTCCCGTTGATATTCTGTCCCCCGAATTTCCAGACGCGCCTCCTGGGCCCGGGCCAACAGTTTGGGCAATGGTTCTTGAACAGGAAATGTTTCCAGAGATCCCCTCAGTTCCACCTGCGTGTAGAGCTCCAACCCCATGGCACTTAAAAACGCCAGGGACGACCGATCGAGATCTCTGTGGCGTGTCGCTTGTTCGCGACGCAACTGAGCGGAAAGAACGTTGAGAGTCGCCCTCTCCAACACGTCCCTTGATCGCGCGGCCTTCGTCCACCGGCCAATGTCCCGTTGAGCGGCCTCCACAAGATCCAATCGCTTTTGCGCCAACAGAACGTCAAAAAAAGCCCTGACGGTATTGACCGTGACTTCCCCGCGAATGGTTTCTTCTTGAATGCGGGCTTGAGCCAGGGCCGCTTCGGCGGACTGCAGATTGGAACGGTTCCTTCCTCCGTTGTAAATGGTCTGGCGGAGGGACACGCGAGTGGCGTAGAAATTATCCGGCTCATCGGATTTCGTTAACACAGTGGATCCGAAGTCGCCCGGCAAGGCCACGTAATCGTTCGCGCGATACCGTGACGCGTTCATGTTGAAGGCCAAGGTGGGAAAGTACAACGATCGCGCTTCAACAATTCGCTGCTGCGCGATGCGCACATCATCCCGAGCGGAAAGAAGAGCCTGGCTGTTTTGAAGTCCGGTCTGAACCGCCTGTTCCAGCGTTAAGATTCTATCGGGTTCTTGGGCACGGACCATCGCCCCAAAAATCAGGAAACAAAAAAGGAATCGTCGCATGATTAAGATTCCAGACGTCGGCGAAACGCCGCCGCCTGGCGTCGGACTTCCACCGGAGCGGTTCCTCCAAAGGAAGCCCGGGCCGACACGGCTTTATCCAAGGAAAGTGTGTCGTGAATCCAGGCCCCCGCTAGAGGCGTTTCCTTTTTCCAGAAATCGAGCGGAACATCCTCCAGGAAAACATTCCGATCCCCGGCGTAGCGAACCGCTTTGGCGACCACCCCATGGGCTTCCCGGAACGGCATTCCCCGACGGGCTAAACCGTCCGCCACATCCGTCGCCAGCAAAAACCCCCAACGGCACGCCTCGCGGGTTTTTTGGGGGTTTATTTTCATGGTGCGAATCATGGGGACAGTGACATCCAAACAGGCGTTCACTGTTTCCACCGCATCAAAAACAGGTGGTTTGTCTTCCTGGAAATCTCGGTTGTAGGCCAACGGTGTTCCTTTTATGAGAGTCAAAAGAGCCGTGAGGTCCCCAAAAACGCGCCCTGTTTTCCCTCGGAGGAGTTCCGCCATATCGGGATTACGCTTTTGCGGCATGATGGAAGATCCCGTGGTAAATTCGTCGGCCAAGTGCACAAATCCAAAAGAGGGATTGGTCCATAGGATCAATTCTTCGGCCAACCGAGAAAGGTGGGCCATTATCAGGGAAGCCGCGGCCACGAACTCCACGAGGAAATCCCGATCGCTGACCGCGTCCATGGAGTTTTCCATGACGCCTTCAAAACCCAACCGTTTCGCCACCCATTGACGATCAATGGGAAACGTCGTCCCCGCCAACGCGGCGGCGCCTAAAGGGAGTTGATTGACACGTCGACGAACATCCGCCAGGCGCTCACGGTCGCGTTGAAACATCCACCCGTAGGCCAAGAGGTGGTGGGCCACCAGGATGGGTTGGCCCGGCTGTAAATGGGTGTAGCCGGGCATAACCACAGCGATGTTCGCCTCCGATTGATGAAGGAAAGCTTTGCCAAGCGAAACCAGTTTTTCCTGAATCCCGTCCACACGATCCCGAAGGTAAAGCCGAAGGGCTGTGACCGTTTGGTCGTTACGGGACCGAGCCGTATGCATCTTCCCCGCCAAGGGACCAATTTCTTTGTAAAGACTTTTCTCAATGGCAAAGTGAACATCTTCCGCATCAACAAGCCGTGCCCCGCTCGCCACTCGCGCGACCAAGCGTTGGAGTCCCCCTCGAATTTTGGACCCTTCCGACCGGGAAAGTATCCGTTGCCGCGTGAGCATCTCCACATGGGCGATGGAGGCGGTGAGATCGTAGTGCGCCAGTGGGCCATCGAACCCGATCGACGCAACAAACGCGGCAGGAACGAGTGTCTTTTTTTTCACGGGAAAACGATCAGGAGCGGCCCTGACGAAGCAAGGCCGCCACTTTGATGGGTAACCCAAAGAGATTTATAAATCCTTCCGCGTCTTTTTGATTGTAAATGTCCTCGGCTTCAAAGCTTGCTAATTTCTGGGAGTAGAGAGAAAAGGGCGAGGTGCGCCCCTGAACAATGATGTTGCCCTTATAAAGTTTTAGGCGGACCTCGCCCGTTACCACTTTTTGTGTTTCATTCACAAAGGCATCCAGCGCACGACGCAAGGGGGAGTGCCACTGGCCAAAGTACACCAGTTCCGCGTAGCGGGGCCCAATCAGCTCTTTCGCGTGGGCGGTTTCCCTGTCCAAGACCAACGACTCCAACTCTCGATGGGCTTCATAAAGAAGTGTTGCGGCCGGGGCTTCATAAACCCCGCGGGACTTCATACCAACCAGTCGATTTTCGACGATATCGATTCGCCCCACCCCGTTTCGGCCAGCGATTTTGTTCAAGGTTTCCACTAACGCCACAGGACCAAGTTTTTTCCCGTTGACCGCAACGGGAATTCCTTCTTCAAAACGAATGGTGACGAATTCGGGTCGGGTCGGTGCTTTTTCGGGTGAAACCGTCAGCTCAAACATGTCCTCTTTGTAGGGCTGGTTTGGATCTTCGAGAACTCCGCCCTCATAAGAAATATGCCACAAATTCGCATCGGAAGAATACGGTTTCTTCTTGGTGACCGTGACCGGAATTTTGTGTTTGAGCGCGTATTGGATCTCATCTTCGCGTCCCTTAAACTCCCACTCCCTCCAGGGAGCCAATATCCCCAGGTTCGGGGCCACAGCCTTAAAAGTCAATTCAAATCTCACTTGGTCATTGCCCTTCCCCGTGGATCCATGGGACACGGCGTCGGCCTTCTCCTTGCGTGCGATTTCCGCGACTTTTTCGGCAATGATGGGCCGAGCGATAGACGTTCCCAAGAGATAACGACCTTCATA
The sequence above is a segment of the Elusimicrobiota bacterium genome. Coding sequences within it:
- a CDS encoding tetratricopeptide repeat protein; the protein is MGIFLGMGWGVDAAPLSRRAKEEFSQRAEVLFKAGRFEEARDQWIAALAGGPTRAEVRRWRPKVGRTYEAEGNYEKALTAFQEAYDADPKNVDRLVDLARLYDAVEIDDQALRHYTLAHRRDRSRRDVTFALAKLHWELGHLGEARKLAEVAVKAEPRDYSAQELLANIEESQGLLADAGRRWETVVSLNPSAERYMILGRLWARQDAYEQAAIAFSQAEQMGDTGPAPTFERAVLAERKGDRKGATQLLEKATRQGPEYFPPDFWMVLMALEEGNTVSARRALASLQATDPGTTRWKTILETAIAARLAGGTP
- a CDS encoding patatin-like phospholipase family protein; protein product: MAIFSGLLVVPGRTESVPPSTVADVVTNSLWLKLRSLPVGERPRVGLVLSGGGARGLAHIGVLKVFEREGVPVDLVVGTSVGAIVGALYAGGVPASEIEGMAAEVGWDQLTDLSSARVVRLLVSERLLSTKKMEKYLQDRIGNIQFADLQKEFACLATDIRTGEGIVLREGSVALAARASATMPGIFEPVPFRHRLLIDGGVVDNVPTEVARRLGAELLICLYVPADFSRHSVTNVLTMMTQALYIQGQVISEDQIKRADFVITPNVSEISALELWRSKECMEAGQRAAEIAWPELKRFLAEKFLEKHLALKTVGVSPVKK
- a CDS encoding TolC family protein, with the protein product MRRFLFCFLIFGAMVRAQEPDRILTLEQAVQTGLQNSQALLSARDDVRIAQQRIVEARSLYFPTLAFNMNASRYRANDYVALPGDFGSTVLTKSDEPDNFYATRVSLRQTIYNGGRNRSNLQSAEAALAQARIQEETIRGEVTVNTVRAFFDVLLAQKRLDLVEAAQRDIGRWTKAARSRDVLERATLNVLSAQLRREQATRHRDLDRSSLAFLSAMGLELYTQVELRGSLETFPVQEPLPKLLARAQEARLEIRGTEYQREIDRLAVSLSEAQRNPVVVFGAAYELNNAVFPLDRAFWNATLNVNLPIFDGFSSRARIRQTRLIANQNRIARAAVADRVRREVRESYGDVAFWETEMENRRNDLVSVRDAVEGVFKRQGNVVEQAPLRAELLGVEQLYWESVHGHRVARAHLEKAVGLPQLP
- the argH gene encoding argininosuccinate lyase, giving the protein MKKKTLVPAAFVASIGFDGPLAHYDLTASIAHVEMLTRQRILSRSEGSKIRGGLQRLVARVASGARLVDAEDVHFAIEKSLYKEIGPLAGKMHTARSRNDQTVTALRLYLRDRVDGIQEKLVSLGKAFLHQSEANIAVVMPGYTHLQPGQPILVAHHLLAYGWMFQRDRERLADVRRRVNQLPLGAAALAGTTFPIDRQWVAKRLGFEGVMENSMDAVSDRDFLVEFVAAASLIMAHLSRLAEELILWTNPSFGFVHLADEFTTGSSIMPQKRNPDMAELLRGKTGRVFGDLTALLTLIKGTPLAYNRDFQEDKPPVFDAVETVNACLDVTVPMIRTMKINPQKTREACRWGFLLATDVADGLARRGMPFREAHGVVAKAVRYAGDRNVFLEDVPLDFWKKETPLAGAWIHDTLSLDKAVSARASFGGTAPVEVRRQAAAFRRRLES
- a CDS encoding argininosuccinate synthase, coding for MTSYSRVVVAYSGGLDTSVMLRWIKERYRCEVIAACVDVGQAENYPQLKARALATGASKAYVIDARKEFVTDFVWPTLKAHALYEGRYLLGTSIARPIIAEKVAEIARKEKADAVSHGSTGKGNDQVRFELTFKAVAPNLGILAPWREWEFKGREDEIQYALKHKIPVTVTKKKPYSSDANLWHISYEGGVLEDPNQPYKEDMFELTVSPEKAPTRPEFVTIRFEEGIPVAVNGKKLGPVALVETLNKIAGRNGVGRIDIVENRLVGMKSRGVYEAPAATLLYEAHRELESLVLDRETAHAKELIGPRYAELVYFGQWHSPLRRALDAFVNETQKVVTGEVRLKLYKGNIIVQGRTSPFSLYSQKLASFEAEDIYNQKDAEGFINLFGLPIKVAALLRQGRS